AACGGGGTGAGCTTGCCCGAGATACGGAAGATCGGCGGAAGTCCGGCTTTGATGTGGACGTCCGATGCTTTGAGCTGCATGGCAGCTTTCAGGATGTCATTGAGTTCCATCGATCCCTCACCCCCGACGCGGTGGCACCTTGCGTTGTTGAGCCCGGAAGGATACCCAGCGTCCGGTGAAAATCCAACGCCACGCAGCGGCACCGTCTTGCCCGAGTGCGTCAGGAACGCTAGGCATAGGGAAACGCATGGAGCAGCCCGTCGCGCCGCCTGCGGCGCAATTTCAGCGGCTGCGCGTGGGAGGCGGCATGTCCCTTTCAATCGGTTCGAGCGCCCCGGACTTCTCGCTCCCCGGCGTCGATGGTGAGACGTGGTCACTTTCATCCTTCGCCGAAAAGCCCGTGCTGGTGGTGATTTTTTCCTGCAACCACTGCCCCTACGTGGTGGCCTATGAAGAACGAATGACCCAGATCCAGCGCGATTATGCCGAGCGCGGCGTCCAGACCGTGGCCATCAATCCCAACAACGAAAAGTCCCACCCCGCCGACAGCTTCGAGAAAATGGTGCAACGGGCAAAGGACCGGGCGTTCAATTTCCCCTACCTGCGCGATGAATCCCAGGACGTTGCCCGCGCCTACGGCGCGCGCTTTACCCCGGAGATCTTCGCCTTCGACAAGGATCGAAAGCTCGCCTACCACGGCCGCATCGACGACAACTACGACGACCCCTTCGACGTGCGTCGCCACGACCTGCGCGAGGCCCTCGACGAAATGCTCGCCGGAAAGTCTGTCAGCGTTCCCGACACCGAGCCCATCGGGTGCTCGGTGAAGTGGAAGTAGGGACGCCGGAGTTTCTTGCCACAG
This is a stretch of genomic DNA from Chrysiogenia bacterium. It encodes these proteins:
- a CDS encoding thioredoxin family protein gives rise to the protein MSLSIGSSAPDFSLPGVDGETWSLSSFAEKPVLVVIFSCNHCPYVVAYEERMTQIQRDYAERGVQTVAINPNNEKSHPADSFEKMVQRAKDRAFNFPYLRDESQDVARAYGARFTPEIFAFDKDRKLAYHGRIDDNYDDPFDVRRHDLREALDEMLAGKSVSVPDTEPIGCSVKWK